The following DNA comes from Pseudanabaena yagii GIHE-NHR1.
GAATCCCCCCCCATCTTCTCCCAAGCCGCAGGTAGTCCCCTTGTGTATTTAGGAGCTACCGCAACCAATGGTAAACCTGTAGCTCTTTTAGTCGCCAAGGATTCATCTATTAAGAGTGTTCAAGATCTTAAAGGCAAAAAAATTGCTTTCCAAAAAGCTTCTATTGGTCACTACTTAGCTGTTAAAGCCTTTGAAAAAGAAGGATTATCAACGAGTGATTTTGAATCTGTCTTTTTACCTCCTGCCGATGCCAGCGCTGCCTTTAGCCAAGGCAAAGTTGATGGATGGTTTATTTGGGATCCATTTATTACCCGTACGGAACTAAGTGGAGTTGGACGAGTATTGATTGATGGAGAAAAGCTCCGTGATACTCGCAACTTCTACACCACAACTCGTAAATATTATGAGGGAAATAAAGATGCCATTAAGCTTTTCTTTGAAGAGCTAGAAAAGGCTGATGCTTTTGTCAAGGCTAATCCTAAGGAAGTGGCAGCACTTTTAACAGATGTCACCAAAGTTGAAGCTCCCATTCTCGAAAAGATGCACGCTAAGTATGAGTATGGTCTGCGCCCGATTACAGAGGATATTATTAAGGAACAGGAAAGAGTTGCAGAATTTTGGTTCAAATATAAGCTAATTCCTAATAAACCCGATGTCCGTGCTGGGTTCCTAAAACCTGAAGAATACGAATACATCACACCTAAAGGTGTACTTGCTCTAGCTAAGGGAACGAAGCCCTAAGCTAGACATTTTTCAATTAACTTCAAGTTAATTGATATATCGCTTTTGTCTATTTTATTTTTTACTCTATATGACCACTACTTTTTCACCTACAATCCATAGCGATCGCAATACTGACCAATCCGTTAAAATCACTCCCTTAGATGCGCCATTGGGCGCAGTTGTCACTGGTTTGGATGTAAGTAAGCCACTAGAACCAGCAACTATCTTGCGACTAAAACAAGCCCATCGCAACTACCACATTCTCATTTTTAAAAATCAGAAGTTAACCGATGAGCAATTAAAGAACTTTGCCTATTACTTTGGTGATTTATTTGTTCCCCTTGATGAAACACCTGTACTAGCATCGAAGGTCGGTGTAACACCTGTAGTCATCCCTGTAGCCAATATCGAAGGAGGATTTACGGGTACTGGCGAACTCTCTTTTCATGCCGATCATCATTGGACACCCTATCCTTCTAGTGGTTCCTTTCTCTATGCTGAAGAAGTGACCACCAAGGGAGGTGAGACGACTTGGCTCAATCTCAACCTTGCCTATGAAGCCTTAGATGATGCAACTAAAGAACGCATTCAGGATTTGCAATTGATCACATACAATCCCTTTGTGCGGACTCCTGACTCGCCCCGACGTTCATACCGCACTGATACTAGTACACCCCTAGTTGCGCCTGTATTTCCTCATCCTCTAGTACGCACTCATCCCGAAAGTGGATTAAAAATTCTGAGTCTAGGCTATGAAACAGAAGTATCTCTTGTGGGAGTCGATCCAGAGGAAGGTTCGGCGCTAATTTCCCAATTGCGTCAGCATCTTAATCAACCAAAGTTCTATTATGAGCATAAATGGTCTGTCGGCGACATTGTGTATTGGGATAATCAATCAACTCTGCATCGACGTAATGCTTTTGATCCCAGTGAACGCCGCGTTCTAAAGCGAATTAGCCTTGCAGGTAGCCGTCCATTCTAGTTATAATTTCAAGACTTTCATGATTACAGATCTAAGACGATCATCTTATTCTCAATTTCCATTATGGAGACGACTCGGGTTACTCATAGCTCCTAGCCTTCTATCTCTATCAACAGTTTTAAGCAGTTGTAGCATTGTTTCTAGTCAAGATCCATCCAACACTTCTACCAATAGCCCTGCTACAAGTGCTTCCCCGAATACAGGTAAACCTACTGCCATCAAAGCCAAAGTAATTCGGATCGGCTATCAAAGCTCTGGAGATTTGACTAAGGTTCGAGGGGTGTTAGAAAAGCGACTAGAGCCTTTGGGAGTTAAAGTCGAGTGGTCACAGTTTGCAGCAGGTCCTCAGTTAATGGAAGCCTTAAATGTGGGTAAGGTGGATATTGGCTCAGTGGGCGAAACCCCACCCATTTTTGCTCAAGTAGCAGGTTCTCAATTGGTATACGTGGTAGCTCGTAAACCTAGTGAGGGCAGGGGTAGTGGTATTATTGTCCAGAAGGATTCACCTATTAAAACTGTTGCGGATCTGAAAGGACAGAAAGTAGTTTTTCAAAAAGGTTCTGCTTCCCATTATTTGATTGTAAAAGCTTTAGAAGAAGTAGGACTGAAATATAGTGATATTCAGCCTGTAACCTTACCGCCTGTAGAAGCGAGAGAAGCATTTTTTCAAGGAAAGATAGATGCTTGGGTAACATGGGATCCTTATCTAGCGCTAGCAGAAACTAAGGGCAATGGACGCATTATTAGAGATGCCAATAAAATTGCCACTCAGGGAGGCTTCTACATCGCTTCTCGTAATTTTACTACGGATAATCTCGACTTGCTCCGTATTGTAATTGAGGAGATTGATAAAAATGGTCAGTGGGCGGAAGCTAATCGTGCGGAAGTAGTGAAGTTAGTCGCTCCCATTTTAAAGATTGAGCCTGAAATTCAAGAAATTGTGACTAGTCGTGCTAGTTATCGCTTAAGACCAATTTCACCGCAAATTATTGAAAACCAGCAAAAGATTGCTGATTTATTTACGCAAGAAAAAGTCATTCCCAAAAAAATCGATCTCAGGGAAGTTACTTTAACCCCTGAGCAATATGCTGCAATGACTCCTGAATCTCTGAAGGATTCCAAGAACTAAAGTAGATATGGTACAGACAAAGCCCGCACCATATCTACAAAATGGAAATCTAAGCGGGACAAAATATAAATTCACCAAAACTATGACTATAGCAACTGTCAATCCAGAGAAAGATCAAGCAAATTCTTCAATTCGGACTTCTCGCGTGAAGATTGCTAATGGTGATCTGCTAATTGATGCCTATCTTGCAGAACCAAATCGCGTAGGTAATTTTTCTGCCGTGATTGTAATTCAAGAAATCTTTGGTGTGAATATTCACATTCGTGAAGTTGCAGAACGCTTAGCTAAGGAGGGATATGTGGCGATCGCTCCTGCATTATTTCAACGCACGGCTTCCAATTTTGAGTCAGCCTACGCCCCTGAAGATATTCAAGTGGGACGAGGTTTGAAGGATAAAACTAAGGCAGATGAAATAATTAGCGATATTCAAGCGGCGATCGCCTATCTCAAGGACTTGCCTAATGTCAAGGGTGAAGCGATCGGTAGTATCGGCTTTTGCTTTGGTGGTCATGTGGTCTATTTAACAGCGACATTACCAGAAATTAAAGCAACTGCATTCTTCTACGGTGGTGGTATCCCTAGCTCTACTCCCGGAGGTGGAGAGCCAACTATTAGTCGTACTAAAGACATCAAAGCGCCAATTTATGCATTCTTTGGCGAAGAGGATACAGGAATTCCCTTAACGGATGTAGACAAGGTGGAATCGGCGCTAACAGAAGCAAAGATTCCCCATAAAGTGTTCCGTTATCCTCATGCTGGGCATGGTTTCTTCTGCAATCATCGCGGTAGCTATCATCCAGAATCCGCAGCAGATGCGTGGAATCACGTTTTGGCATTGTTTAAAGAAAATCTCTAGTTAATGGATATGGCGCTTTGCGCCACATCCATTAACTATCTATAAATCGGTAAAAATAATGACTGAAAAACGTAAAATAAGAAAGCATTTAAGAATTGACAGCAGTAAGATTTTTAAGCATTTTTCGGATCAAAGCTATGTAAATAAACGACTCTGAGATATTCTCATAAAATTCATAGTCCTTGCTAAGTCTACGATATTTGTCTATCCAAGCGAAGGTTCTCTCCACTACCCAACGCTTTGATTCAACAACAAACCCTTTCTGCGCTTCAGCCCGTTTGCTTACTTCCCAAGTGTAACTAAAGTTGTCTTTAACCCACTGGGTGATATCCTCGCCAGAGAATCCCTTGTCAACTAATATCTTTTGTAAGCGTCTCAGTGGATACTTGAGATTTGCTAATAGTCTGGAGTTTAGACTAAAAAAGGGCTTTGTTGCATGAATAAAAAGAAGCCAAAAGATGGAGGATCTTAGAAAATTAACGAACAACAGGAGAGGAGAGAGGTTTAGCCAGTTGAATCATGCGATTAAGAGCAGCACATTTGATGAACAACTCAACCGCCTGATTGTCAAATTTACGAGAACATAAAGTAGCACCAAAGATTTTTTTGAAACGAAACATCGTAGTTTCTGCCAAAGAGCGCCGATGATAACCTGAGTCACGTTTCCATTTTTTACGCCCATGTTTACGGATATAACGGAGATTTTGGTCACGCGGATGTGGTGGAGCATTGGTATTGCCATGCTGCCAGATTTTGGCATCTTTGCGCGGAGGAATCACGGCTTTAGCACCATGTTGGGCAATCTCGTCATAACAATGACGATGGTCATAAGCTCCATCTGCGGAAACTTGAGCAATTTCAGCATCAATCGCATCGAGAATATCGGCGAGTACTTCTCCATCGTGGCAATCATTCGTGGTGACGACCGCAGCCAGTATTTCTCCTGTTGATTCATCGGCTCCTAGGTGTAATTTGCGCCATGTCCGTCTCTTACTAATTCCATGCTGCCGTGTTTTCCATTCCCCTTCGCCGTATACTTTGATCCCTGTCGAATCAACTACTACATGCACTGCTCCCTGTTTCGGGATTACTGGTAAGGTCACACTTAAACTTGCTGTCCGTCTTGACACGGTGCTGTGGTCTGGTACTGGTAAATCTATTCCCATCAAGGCAAATATTGACTCTAACAGTCCTTGCGTTTGTCTTCCTGCTTGCTGATATACCGCTTTGACCGTGATAAATGTCGCTATTGCTATATCACTGTAATCTTTGGAAGCTCCCCGTTTGCCACTTAATGTTTGATTTAACCATCCTTCAATTACTTCTTCGCTCATCCAAAAAGTCAGGCTTCCTCTTTGTTTTAGCCCTGCGTTATACTCTGTCCAGTTGCGGATCTCATGTTTCTGTGTCATTTGCTGGGACTCCATCTCCTGATTTTTATCTAATTTACCTTCTCTTCCCCTTTTTATGCAACAACGCCCTAAAAAAGGAAAAAAGGCAGAGTAAAAGAGATACAAACTGCCTAAAGTAGATGAAAAAGAAAAAGCACATCTACAGCCATGATTATTGAGAAACTACAGGAATTTCGTCAACAGGTATATAGATTTTTAGGGAACGGACGAGATGCAATATTTGACCTAATGGATGCAGTATTGACCAGTCCAAGTGTAAAGTCATTTGCAGAATTATCATTATCAGCAGTGTATCGACGGAAATGGTCAAGCTTGTATGAATCGTTAAAAGATAGCCGTCCGAGACGAGGGAGACTCAGAGGACTGTGCGTCGAACAAATACCCAAAGATATACGACCCTTGCTAGCAGGAGACCATACAGGATGGGAAAGACCCCATGACCAAACTCTAAAAGATAGGAGTTTTGTGCATCAACCGAATTTGGTTGAAGGGAACAAACCGATCATGTTAGGGCATGACTACAGCACCTTGGCATGGATACCAGAAATGACAGGGAGTTGGGCAATTCCGTTATGTCATGAACGCATCAGTAGTTTTGAGACAGCCGCACAAAGAGCTACATTTCAACTGAGGCAAGTATGTCGAGATTTAACGGTAAGACCGATCGCTACCTATGACAGTGAATATGGCAGTGCCGCCTTTATGAATTTGACAGAGGATATCCCCGCAGACTTACTGCTGCGTCTACGTCCTAACCGATGCTTATACAAAGTCCCTGCTCCCTATAGTGGCTGTGGTCGTCCCCGTAAGCATGGGGATAAATTCCAACTTGCCAAGTCTGATAGTTGGGGAGAGCCATCAGCAACTTTTAGCTTAGAGGATGAGACGGTTGGACAAGTGCAAATCCAGCAATGGTCTGATTTACACTTTAAAAAAGCATCCCAACGACATTTCCAAGTTATGCGAGTTACCCATCCCCATTGCTCTGGTTTGTGGTTAGCTTGGGTGGGTGAGCAAATGCCATCTTTAGAGCAAATTTGGCGCTTGTACTTACGTCGTTTTGCCATCGACCATTGGTATCGCTTTGCCAAACAGCGTTTACATTGGACTCTGCCACAATTACTGACTCCTCAACAAGCTTTGCGCTGGAGTGACCTCATGCCTTTACTCTCTTGGCAATTGTGGCTCGCTCGAAAACTGGTCATTGATAATCCTTTACCTTGGCAGAAGCCTCAAACTAATCTCACCTTTGGTCGGGTCGCTCAGGGCTTTGCGACACTTTTAGTTAGGATTGGCTCTCCTGCTTGTTCTCCGAAACCTCGCGGTAAGTCTCTTGGTTGGCAATCTGGGCGTAAGCGCTCTCCTTTTCCTCGCTTTCCCATCATCAAAAAACGTCCTTCTCGTCCAAAAAAGACCAACAAAGACAACCCTAATTCCTAATCCTCAATATTCTCGTTTTCTTTCTCTTGGTTTTGCTCAGTTCTTCATTCTCTGAGTTGTTTTTTCCTGCTCTTTTTCTGATTATCTCAATCAACTTAGTCTAAACTCCAGTAATAGTCTCATCGCTCCTGCTCTCTCGCCAACATTTGCTGGGCATACGAGAGCGCCAAAGACTGAGATTGTCAAGCAAAGTGTGTAAAGTCTAGAAACTAGAAGTGGAGACGATCCTCGAAAAGGATAGCAAAGCGATTGAGTGCAGGTTTCCAGTCACGAATGGGCATCGTCCATTTCTTAGAAATATTCCGCATTGCCAAATAAACCAGCTTGAAAGCAGCTTCGTCGGTCGGAAAAATCTGTTGAGACTTAATCACCTTCCGCAAACTGCTATTCATCGACTCAATGGCATTGGTGGTATAAATCGCCCTACGAATCTCAGTGGAGAAAGCAAAGAAGGGGATAATGTTCGCCCAATGACTACGCCAAGACTTGGAGATTGATGGATATTGCTTGTCCCACTTTTCAGCAAACAACTCAAGGTTAAACTCAGCCTCCGACTCCGTTGCAGCGCTATAAATAGCCTTGAGGTCAGCACAAACTTGCTTGCGCTGTTGCCAAGGTACAAAAGCGACTGAATTCCTGACCATGTGGACAATGCATAACTGCACCTGAGTTTTCGGAAATACCGTCTCAATGGCATTAGGGAAACCAGTCAAGCCATCGACACATGCAATCAAAATATCTTTGATGCCACGGTTGTGAATTTCGGTCAGTACTGACAGCCAGAATTTCGCACCTTCATTGGGAGAAATCCACATACCCAGTAATTCCTTGTACCCATCCATATTCACCGCCAAGGCAAAGTACAGGGACTTATTAATTACCCTGCCATTGTCTCGGACTTTAATGACCAGACAGTCCAGAAATACGATTGGATAGACCGCATCAAGGGGACGATTTTGCCATTGCTTTACCTCATCAATCACGGCATCAGTGACATTGGAGATTAATGTCGGTGATACTTCGACTCCATACATTTCCTGCAACTGGGCTTGAATATCCCTGACACTCATGCCTCGTGCGTAGAGAGCAATGATTTTTTCATCTAGTCCTGACAAGCGGCTTTGTCCTTTCTTCACCAGATGTGGTTCAAACTCACCACTGCGATCTCGCGGTACTGCAATTTCTGCTACGCCAAAGTCCCCTTGGACTTTTTTCTGGCTATAACCATTGCGACTGTTGGTTTGTCCTTCTGGTCTGGGTTCATGTTTGCCGTAGCCAAGATGGTTTGATAGCTCTGCTTCCAACGCCCGTTCCACCAACGCGGTCGTCAGTTGCTTCAGGATTCCTCCTTCTCCGAATAGGTCAGGTGGAGTTTTACATTCTTGCAACAATTCGTTTAGCAATTCTTTGCGTATATTCATCTTTTGGGTGTTAGTTATTGTGTGTCTTGATTATCTCTCTGTATACTTCCTAGACTTTACACAGATTACTTTACACTCTCTCTACCTACGAGGCATCGGTGCAACCCTCGCTATCCTTCTCGAAACCCTTGCCTGTGGAGCCATTGTCACCAGCGCCTTCTTACCATCCACCACAACAGGAGCAATCCTCGCCTTCGGCGCACAATTCACTGCCCTATCCCTAGCAGGAACGATCGCAGGCATTGCCAATATGTCCATTGCCGTGGCGATCGCGCGATCGCTAATGTGGCGCGGAGCCTTAATCTTTACAAGCATCATCGCCCTCTTAGGCATTATCTTCGGCGTGATCCTAGGCGGAGCCAACGACACATCCTATATCGTGTCTAGCCTCATCGCCATTACCGTCATAGCATCAGGCACATACAGTCTATTGAGGGAAAGGGTAGTACAAGATAAGATAGCAGAACAAAAAAGAGAGTAAAAAATGGCACCTTACTCACTAGATCTCAGAGAAAAGATCGTAGCAACCTACGAAGCAGGAAATACATCGATTCGGGAAGTAGCGAAGCAATTTCAAGTGGCGACGAAAACAGTGCAAACACTGCTGAATCGATACCGAGAGACAGGAGAACTAAACCACAAACCATTAGGTAGTCCAATCAAAAGTCCCCTCGAAGTCCATCGAGAGAAAATCCTCGAAATTGTGACAGAGCATCCAGATTGGACACTATGGCAGTACTGTGAGGAAGTAGCAAAA
Coding sequences within:
- a CDS encoding helix-turn-helix domain-containing protein, with translation MAPYSLDLREKIVATYEAGNTSIREVAKQFQVATKTVQTLLNRYRETGELNHKPLGSPIKSPLEVHREKILEIVTEHPDWTLWQYCEEVAKQTGVSVTTGSMCRFFQRHNITLKKRPIAMKR
- a CDS encoding aliphatic sulfonate ABC transporter substrate-binding protein, which gives rise to MKELPPMFKVFTRPDQVQKIKRRSLLFSAAYGFVLSTTLLGCGSNPTVSTSTESKDFKTASKSSDSKTEASKPAASGEKKVIRIVRSKQLTALAVLEKQGTLEKAFQPLGYEVKWAEFAAGPQQLEALNANGLDIASTAESPPIFSQAAGSPLVYLGATATNGKPVALLVAKDSSIKSVQDLKGKKIAFQKASIGHYLAVKAFEKEGLSTSDFESVFLPPADASAAFSQGKVDGWFIWDPFITRTELSGVGRVLIDGEKLRDTRNFYTTTRKYYEGNKDAIKLFFEELEKADAFVKANPKEVAALLTDVTKVEAPILEKMHAKYEYGLRPITEDIIKEQERVAEFWFKYKLIPNKPDVRAGFLKPEEYEYITPKGVLALAKGTKP
- a CDS encoding dienelactone hydrolase family protein, encoding MTIATVNPEKDQANSSIRTSRVKIANGDLLIDAYLAEPNRVGNFSAVIVIQEIFGVNIHIREVAERLAKEGYVAIAPALFQRTASNFESAYAPEDIQVGRGLKDKTKADEIISDIQAAIAYLKDLPNVKGEAIGSIGFCFGGHVVYLTATLPEIKATAFFYGGGIPSSTPGGGEPTISRTKDIKAPIYAFFGEEDTGIPLTDVDKVESALTEAKIPHKVFRYPHAGHGFFCNHRGSYHPESAADAWNHVLALFKENL
- a CDS encoding IS256 family transposase → MNIRKELLNELLQECKTPPDLFGEGGILKQLTTALVERALEAELSNHLGYGKHEPRPEGQTNSRNGYSQKKVQGDFGVAEIAVPRDRSGEFEPHLVKKGQSRLSGLDEKIIALYARGMSVRDIQAQLQEMYGVEVSPTLISNVTDAVIDEVKQWQNRPLDAVYPIVFLDCLVIKVRDNGRVINKSLYFALAVNMDGYKELLGMWISPNEGAKFWLSVLTEIHNRGIKDILIACVDGLTGFPNAIETVFPKTQVQLCIVHMVRNSVAFVPWQQRKQVCADLKAIYSAATESEAEFNLELFAEKWDKQYPSISKSWRSHWANIIPFFAFSTEIRRAIYTTNAIESMNSSLRKVIKSQQIFPTDEAAFKLVYLAMRNISKKWTMPIRDWKPALNRFAILFEDRLHF
- a CDS encoding TauD/TfdA dioxygenase family protein, with the translated sequence MTTTFSPTIHSDRNTDQSVKITPLDAPLGAVVTGLDVSKPLEPATILRLKQAHRNYHILIFKNQKLTDEQLKNFAYYFGDLFVPLDETPVLASKVGVTPVVIPVANIEGGFTGTGELSFHADHHWTPYPSSGSFLYAEEVTTKGGETTWLNLNLAYEALDDATKERIQDLQLITYNPFVRTPDSPRRSYRTDTSTPLVAPVFPHPLVRTHPESGLKILSLGYETEVSLVGVDPEEGSALISQLRQHLNQPKFYYEHKWSVGDIVYWDNQSTLHRRNAFDPSERRVLKRISLAGSRPF
- a CDS encoding IS5 family transposase, whose translation is MTQKHEIRNWTEYNAGLKQRGSLTFWMSEEVIEGWLNQTLSGKRGASKDYSDIAIATFITVKAVYQQAGRQTQGLLESIFALMGIDLPVPDHSTVSRRTASLSVTLPVIPKQGAVHVVVDSTGIKVYGEGEWKTRQHGISKRRTWRKLHLGADESTGEILAAVVTTNDCHDGEVLADILDAIDAEIAQVSADGAYDHRHCYDEIAQHGAKAVIPPRKDAKIWQHGNTNAPPHPRDQNLRYIRKHGRKKWKRDSGYHRRSLAETTMFRFKKIFGATLCSRKFDNQAVELFIKCAALNRMIQLAKPLSSPVVR
- a CDS encoding NF041680 family putative transposase; translation: MIIEKLQEFRQQVYRFLGNGRDAIFDLMDAVLTSPSVKSFAELSLSAVYRRKWSSLYESLKDSRPRRGRLRGLCVEQIPKDIRPLLAGDHTGWERPHDQTLKDRSFVHQPNLVEGNKPIMLGHDYSTLAWIPEMTGSWAIPLCHERISSFETAAQRATFQLRQVCRDLTVRPIATYDSEYGSAAFMNLTEDIPADLLLRLRPNRCLYKVPAPYSGCGRPRKHGDKFQLAKSDSWGEPSATFSLEDETVGQVQIQQWSDLHFKKASQRHFQVMRVTHPHCSGLWLAWVGEQMPSLEQIWRLYLRRFAIDHWYRFAKQRLHWTLPQLLTPQQALRWSDLMPLLSWQLWLARKLVIDNPLPWQKPQTNLTFGRVAQGFATLLVRIGSPACSPKPRGKSLGWQSGRKRSPFPRFPIIKKRPSRPKKTNKDNPNS
- a CDS encoding sulfonate ABC transporter substrate-binding protein; its protein translation is MITDLRRSSYSQFPLWRRLGLLIAPSLLSLSTVLSSCSIVSSQDPSNTSTNSPATSASPNTGKPTAIKAKVIRIGYQSSGDLTKVRGVLEKRLEPLGVKVEWSQFAAGPQLMEALNVGKVDIGSVGETPPIFAQVAGSQLVYVVARKPSEGRGSGIIVQKDSPIKTVADLKGQKVVFQKGSASHYLIVKALEEVGLKYSDIQPVTLPPVEAREAFFQGKIDAWVTWDPYLALAETKGNGRIIRDANKIATQGGFYIASRNFTTDNLDLLRIVIEEIDKNGQWAEANRAEVVKLVAPILKIEPEIQEIVTSRASYRLRPISPQIIENQQKIADLFTQEKVIPKKIDLREVTLTPEQYAAMTPESLKDSKN
- a CDS encoding transposase, whose product is MFVNFLRSSIFWLLFIHATKPFFSLNSRLLANLKYPLRRLQKILVDKGFSGEDITQWVKDNFSYTWEVSKRAEAQKGFVVESKRWVVERTFAWIDKYRRLSKDYEFYENISESFIYIALIRKMLKNLTAVNS